From Bacillus alveayuensis, the proteins below share one genomic window:
- a CDS encoding hypothetical protein (product_source=Hypo-rule applied), protein MKREFDPQEELTVVVSDLTYVRVKKMALHLFICRSL, encoded by the coding sequence TTGAAAAGGGAATTTGACCCACAAGAGGAATTAACAGTTGTTGTTAGCGACTTAACATACGTGAGAGTGAAAAAAATGGCATTACATCTGTTTATTTGTCGATCTTTATAA